CACCGCGCTCGGCGTCACCGGCCGGGACGCGGAGGAGCGCTGCGACCTGGCCCGGATCACGCTCAACAAGAACGCGATCCCGTACGACACGCAGAAGCCCACGGTCGCGTCCGGCATCCGGATCGGCACCGCCTGCATCACCACACAGGGGATGGAGGAGGGCACCTCACGGCAGATCGCGGGACTGATCGGCCGCGCCGTGCGGTCCGACCCGGGCACCGCGGCCGGGCTCGCCGCGCTGCACGAGGTTGCCGACGAGGTCACCGCGCTCGTCCAGCGGTTCCCCGCCTACGCCCGGCCGGCTCCGGCGCTCTGACCGCCGCTCCTGCCGGGTGGCGAGCAGGCTGGTCGCGGTCACCGCGGCCAGCACCACCACGATCACGCCGAGCGACAGCACGGTCGGGATCTCCGGCACCCACGACCAGATGCCGTGCGCCCAGTGCAGCACCAGCTTCACGCCGATGAACGCCAGGATGACGCCGAGGCCGTAGTTGAGGTGCCGCAGCCGGCCCAGCGCGTCGTGCAGCACGAAGTAGAGCGCGCGCAGGCCGAGCAGCGCGAACGCGTTCGTGGCGAGCACCAGGTAGGGATCCTCGGTGACGCCGTAGACGGCCGGCACCGAGTCGACCGCGAACACGATGTCGGTCATGAAGATCGCGGTGACCACCAGCGCGGCCGGGGTCAGCGCGCGCCGCCCGTCGACCCGGGTGACCAGCTTGAAGCCGTCGTACTCGGTGGTCACCGGGAGCCAGCGGCGCAGCATCCGGACCGTGCGCATGTTCTCGACGTCGATCGTCGCCTCCGGACCCTCGCCGGCCTCCCGCAGCACCCGGATCGCGGTCCACACCAGCACGGCGCCGAACAGCAGGAACACCCAGGTGCCGGTGGCCAGCGCACCGGCGCCGAGCGCGATGAAGACGGCGCGCAGGACGAGCGCGCCGACGATGCCGTAGAGCAGTACCCGCTGGGCGAGCGCGGGCGGCACCGCGAACGAGGCCAGCAGCAGCATGAAGACGAACAGGTTGTCCACCGACAGCGACTTCTCCACCACGAAGCCGGTCAGGAACTCGATCGCGGGCGTGCCGCCGTACACCCACCACAGGAAGCCGAAGAAGACGAACGGGAGCGCGAGGTAGAACGCGGTCCAGCGGAGCGCCTCGCCCATCGCCACCTCGTGCGGGCGGCGGGTGAGCCAGACGTCCACCGCGAGCAGGGCCAGCAGCCCGGCGATGGTGGCGGCCCAGAGGCCGGGGGACGCGATCGAGTCGAGAGGGTGCACGGCAACTCCTCGAACGTTCACCGTCCGAGGTCTCCCCCACCCGCCGCTTCGCGGGCGGCCCGCCGGGGACCCTGTCGGAGGATCCGTACTGACCGGCGTGCGCTTGTCGGGGTACTCCCCTCGCTGCGTCGATGGTAACCGTTTCGACCGGGCTGAATGGTAACCAGATCGCGCGATATTGGTTACGCTCGGTGGAGAGGTCGATCGGAGGTGGCGATGATGCTGCTCGACGTTCTGGTGGCCGTATTCCTGCTGCTCTGCCTCGGCATCAGCTGCGCGGCGGTGTCCTCCGGGCACGGGATGCACCGGCGGCACCGGTAGGGGCCGGTATTCTCGCTGGCCGAGGGCGGGTGCCGAGGGCTGGGGAGACGATGATCGTTCGGTTGGGTCACATCTGGTGGCCGCTGGCCGCGACCACGGTGCTGGCCGTGGTGCTCGCCGTGGTGGGCCGGGTGGTCGACGACGGCCCCGGCCTGCTCGGCGCGCTGCTCGGCGTGGGGCTGCTGACCGGTGGCTACCTGGTGTCGAACCTCGCGCTCGCCTGGGCCGACTCGATCATGCCGAAGCTGGTCCTCACCATCGGGCTGGCCACCTACATCTTCAAGATCACGATGCTCGGCGTGGTGCTGCTGGTCGTGATCGACCAGAACTGGGCCGGCGTGCGGATGACCGCGATCGGCATGATCTGCACCATGGTGATCTGGATATCCGCGCAGATCTGGTCGTCCGTGCGCGCCACCGCCGCCATACGACCCGGAGTCCTGTCCGACTAGGTCCTTCAGGTGACCGTTGTCGGAAATCAGCGAGTCCCCTCCCGGTTCGGTGTGACGGGGAGTACGGTGTCACACGATGAGCCGGACCCCCGCGAGGACCGCACAACTGAGTTGTGCGGGGGGTGAGTCCTAGCTTCCTGCCAGCGACTGATATCGTCGCCGCGTCATGGCCGATGACCCTTCACCCAAAGCTCCTGAGCCCAACTCCGGGGCCGATGCCGGTTGGTCGGCGGTCGGCTACCTGTTGGGCGGCATGATCGTCTGGGGTGGCGCGGGCTGGCTGCTGGATCGCTGGCTCGATCTGCCGAACGTGGGACTGCTGATCGGGCTGATCGGCGGCACCGTGGCAGGGGTTTATCTGATCGTGAAGAGGCTGGGCGCGTGAACGGCCCCGACCGACGGAGGATGCGTTGAGTAAGTCCCCGCACGTTCTCGCCGCGGAGTTTCCGCCCGGAGTGGAGAGCTTCGACTTCCCGACTCTCATCCCGGCGCTCGAAGGCACGATGTGGGCGCAGGCTTTCACGAAGGTCACGCTGCTGGTGTGGCTCTCGGTGGCCATCCTCGTCGTGTTCTTCCTGGTGGCCTACCGCAGCCCGAAGGTGGTACCGACCAAGGGACAGTGGATCGCCGAGTCGATCTACAGCTTCGTCCGGGACGGCATCGCCAAGGACATCATCGGTAACAAGCACGGCGTGCGTTTCGCGCCGTACCTGGCGACGCTGTTCGTCTTCATTCTTCTGAACAACTTCTGGGGCATCGTTCCGTTCGCCCAGATTTCACCTAACTCGCACATCGCGTTCCCGATCGTGCTCGCCGGTTTCACCTACGTCATCTACATTGCCGTCGGCATCAAGACGCAGGGGCTCGGGCAGTACGTCAAGAACAGCATCTGGGTGTCCGGCGCGCCGCTCTGGGTGCAGCCGATCCTGGTGCCGATCGAGCTGTTCCAGGTGCTGCTGCTGCGCCCGGCCACGCTCGCGATCCGACTCTTCGCCAACATGTTCGCCGGCCACATGATCCTGCTGGTGTTCACGCTCGGCGGTGTCGCACTGATGAACGCGGAAGCGGTGTTCCTCAAGCCGGTCGCGGTGTTCAGCTGGGCAATGGCGATCGTGATGACGCTCTTCGAGCTGTTCATCCTGGCGCTGCAGGCGTACGTGTTCACGCTGCTGACCGCCACGTACCTGCAGACCTCGGTGGACCCGGCGCACTGAGGCCGGCGCGTCACGCCACAGCTTTCGCAACACAGTAGTTTTCGCCTTAATCGTTCGCGTAACTCGTACGCGGCAACGCAGGAGGAATCGCAAAATGCCACTGGCAGAGATCGCCGGAAACATCAACGTCGTCGGCTACGGCATCGCGGCGCTGGGCCCGGGTATCGGCGTGGGCCTGGTCTTCGCGGCCTACATCCAGGCGACCGCTCGTCAGCCCGAGACCGCCGGCCTGACCCGCGTCTACATGTTCATGGGCTTCGCCGTCGTCGAGGCGCTCGCGCTCCTCGGCCTGGTGCTCGCGTTCGCGCTGGGCAACTGAGCGAATACGTCGACGGTCTCCGCGTCGCCGCGGAGCCGATTCGGTGATCGGCGGGAACGACGCATCACCGGCCAGATGGGAGTGTTATGAACCCTTACATCGCTGCTGAGGAGCACGGCGGCGGCGCCAGCATTCTGCTGCCGCCCGTCTCCGAAATCATCGTCGGTCTCGTCGCTTTCTCCGTGATCCTGTTCATCCTGGCCAAGTTCGTCTTCCCGCGTATGGAGAAGACGTTCGCGGCCCGGGTCGAGGCCATCGAGGGCGGCATCGCCAAGGCGGAGTCCGCACAGGCCGAGGCGAACGAGCTGCTCGAGCAGTACCGCGCGCAGCTCGCCGAGGCACGGACCGAGGCCGCTCGGATAAGGGACGAGGCGCGTGCCGACGCCGAGGCGATCCGTCAGGACGTCCTGGCCAAGGCCCGCGAGGAGTCCGACCGCATCATCGCCGCCGGGCAGGAGAACCTGCGCACGCAGCGCGAGCAGCTCGTCCGCGAGCTGCGCTCCGAGATCGGCACGCTCGCCGTGGACCTGGCCGGCCGCATCGTGGGCGAGTCGCTCGCCGACGAGGCGCGCAGCCGGGGCACCGTCGAGCGCTTCATCGCCGAGATCGACGCGCCCGCCGCGTCGGGGGGTCGGCGCTGATGTCGATCGGCAACCGCGAGTCCTATGCCGCGGCGACGGACGAACTGACCGCGTACGCCTCCTCGGCGTCCGCGGCGGACGTCGCCGCGCTGGGCGACGAACTGCTCGCGGTCGCGCGGCTGCTCACCGGTGAGCCCCGGCTGCGGCGTGCGCTGTCCGACTCGTCCACCCCGGCCGCGCAGCGTGCCGAGCTGGCCGGCGGGCTGCTGACCGGCAAGGTGTCCGCGCCGACGCTGAAGGTGGTGACCGCGCTCGTCTCCGCGCGCTGGTCGACGCCGAGCGAGTTCCTGACCGCCGTCGAGCGGACCGGGGTGAACGCGCTGCTGGTCAGCGCGTCCGCGGCCGGCGAGCTGAGCGAGGTCGAGGACGAGCTGTTCCGCTTCAGCAAGGTGGTCACGGCCGAGAAGGCGCTGGCCGCCGCGCTCGGCGACACGTCCGTGCCGGCCACCCGCCGGGCCGAGCTGGTCCGCGAGCTGCTGGGTGGCAAGGCGAAGCCGGTGACCGTCCGCCTCGTCGAGGTGGCGCTGTCCGGCTTCGGTGGACGCGGGTTCGTGGCGTCGCTGGACCGGCTGATCGAGCTGGCCGCGGACCGTCAGGACCGCGACCTGGCGTACGTGACCGTCGCGCGCCCGCTCGCCGAGGCCGACGAGGCGGCACTCGCCGCCAAGTTGTCCGAGCTGTACGGCCGGGGCGTGTCCCTCAAGGTCACGGTCGATCCGGCGATCGTCGGCGGGATCAGCGTCCGGGTCGGTTCCGACCTGTACGACGGCACGATCCTGCGGCGGCTCACCGAAGCCCGCAAGGCATTCGCCAAGTAGGTCCGTTCCCTCGGAAGCCCCTTCATTACGGTGGGGACGGCACCGAGACGACAGAAGAGAAGGCTGAGGATGGCCGAGCTGACCATCTCCTCGGATGAGATCCGGGGTGCGCTCGAGCGCTACGTTTCGTCCTACACGCCCGAGGTCTCCCGCGAGGAGGTCGGCATCGTCAGCGATGCGGGCGACGGAATCGCACACGTCGAGGGCCTGCCCTCGACCATGGCCAACGAGCTGCTGGAGTTCGAGGACGGCACCCTGGGTGTCTCCCTGAACCTGGAGGCCCGTGAGATCGGTGTCGTCGTCCTGGGCGGCTTCACCGGCATCGAGGAGGGCCAGCCGGTCAAGCGCACCGGCCGCGTGCTCTCCGTGCCGGTCGGTGACGCGTTCCTGGGCCGCGTCGTCAACGCGCTCGGCGCGCCGATCGACGACAAGGGCGACATCGAGGCCGAGGGCTTCCGCGAGCTGGAGCTGCAGGCTCCGAACGTGATGTCCCGGCAGCCCGTGAAGGAGCCGCTGCAGACCGGCATCAAGGCCATCGACGCGATGACCGCGATCGGCCGGGGCCAGCGGCAGCTGATCATCGGCGACCGCAAGACCGGCAAGACCACGGTCGCGCTCGACGCGATCCTGAACCAGCGGGACAACTGGCTCTCCGGCGACCCGAAGAAGCAGGT
This genomic window from Catenuloplanes niger contains:
- a CDS encoding AtpZ/AtpI family protein, whose protein sequence is MADDPSPKAPEPNSGADAGWSAVGYLLGGMIVWGGAGWLLDRWLDLPNVGLLIGLIGGTVAGVYLIVKRLGA
- the atpB gene encoding F0F1 ATP synthase subunit A, with translation MSKSPHVLAAEFPPGVESFDFPTLIPALEGTMWAQAFTKVTLLVWLSVAILVVFFLVAYRSPKVVPTKGQWIAESIYSFVRDGIAKDIIGNKHGVRFAPYLATLFVFILLNNFWGIVPFAQISPNSHIAFPIVLAGFTYVIYIAVGIKTQGLGQYVKNSIWVSGAPLWVQPILVPIELFQVLLLRPATLAIRLFANMFAGHMILLVFTLGGVALMNAEAVFLKPVAVFSWAMAIVMTLFELFILALQAYVFTLLTATYLQTSVDPAH
- the atpE gene encoding ATP synthase F0 subunit C, which translates into the protein MPLAEIAGNINVVGYGIAALGPGIGVGLVFAAYIQATARQPETAGLTRVYMFMGFAVVEALALLGLVLAFALGN
- a CDS encoding F0F1 ATP synthase subunit B encodes the protein MNPYIAAEEHGGGASILLPPVSEIIVGLVAFSVILFILAKFVFPRMEKTFAARVEAIEGGIAKAESAQAEANELLEQYRAQLAEARTEAARIRDEARADAEAIRQDVLAKAREESDRIIAAGQENLRTQREQLVRELRSEIGTLAVDLAGRIVGESLADEARSRGTVERFIAEIDAPAASGGRR
- a CDS encoding F0F1 ATP synthase subunit delta encodes the protein MMSIGNRESYAAATDELTAYASSASAADVAALGDELLAVARLLTGEPRLRRALSDSSTPAAQRAELAGGLLTGKVSAPTLKVVTALVSARWSTPSEFLTAVERTGVNALLVSASAAGELSEVEDELFRFSKVVTAEKALAAALGDTSVPATRRAELVRELLGGKAKPVTVRLVEVALSGFGGRGFVASLDRLIELAADRQDRDLAYVTVARPLAEADEAALAAKLSELYGRGVSLKVTVDPAIVGGISVRVGSDLYDGTILRRLTEARKAFAK